The Channa argus isolate prfri chromosome 14, Channa argus male v1.0, whole genome shotgun sequence genome includes a window with the following:
- the LOC137098699 gene encoding junctional sarcoplasmic reticulum protein 1 isoform X2 — translation MFRQGMDKSYETFEEELGPSGADPPPQNHVRQICRPEMYATRKIREEVASVPQLPGGETKTSPKQPNLPSAPSLHTHLPIQTQTQTETPWKNVTLNRCLFVAITILALTSGFQRLHATLRGHRNAEEEEVGLRVRQPGTLRHRLQQPEPETSLWDVMFWLPNFDDEDDEMEEENDRDREWSTKKARASRGLRNKPLPEKNLMKQTRGKLKDRRAKKVKDKKAKDKRERERNEELKETPNDEIEGDNEDEN, via the exons ATGTTCAG GCAAGGGATGGACAAAAGCTATGAGACATTCGAGGAGGAGTTAGGGCCATCAGGAGCAGATCCTCCTCCACAGAATCATGTTCGACAGATCTGCAGACCAG AAATGTATGCTACAAGGAAAATCAGAGag GAAGTGGCCTCAGTTCCCCAGCTGCCTGGAGGAGAAACCAAGACTTCACCCAAACAACCAAACCTTCCCAGTGCAC catctttacacacacacctgccaaTCCAAACCCAGACCCAGACTGAAACACCATGGAAGAATGTAACGCTTAACCGCTGTCTGTTTGTGGCTATTACCATCCTAGCACTCACCTCAGGCTTTCAAAGGCTTCATG CAACCTTGCGTGGCCATAGGAAtgcagaagaggaggaagtTGGACTAAGAGTGAGACAACCAGGCACATTAAGACACAGATTGCAACAACCAGAA CCTGAAACTTCTTTATGGGATGTCATGTTTTGGTTGCCAAATtttgatgatgaggatgatgaaatggaggaagaaaatgacagagacagagagtggtCAACAAAAAAAGCGCGTGCATCAAGAGGTTTGAGAAACAAACCACTGCCAGAAAAAAACCTCATGAAGCAAACACGTGGGAAATTAAAGGATAGGAGAGCCAAGAAGGTAAAAGATAAAAAGGCcaaagacaaaagagagagagagagaaatgaggaACTCAAAGAAACACCAAATGATGAGATTGAAGGAGATAATGAAGATGAGAATTAG
- the sf3a2 gene encoding splicing factor 3A subunit 2 — protein sequence MDFQHRAGGKTGSGGVASASESNRDRRERLRQLALETIDINKDPYFMKNHLGSYECKLCLTLHNNEGSYLAHTQGKKHQTNLARRAAKEAKEAPAQPAPAKVKVEVKKFVKIGRPGYKVTKQRDPETGQQSLLFQIDYPEIAEGIGPRHRFMSAYEQRIEPPDRRWQYLLLAAEPYETIAFKVPSREIDKAENRFWTHWNKETKQFFLQFHFKMEKALPQSSGPAPPAGVKRPPPLMSGVGPHHSNETMPPPPPGGMPVPPLPPGAPGAPQMPPQMPMPPVPMRPPPPEGLTMSGSKA from the exons ATGGATTTCCAGCATCGAGCTGGAGGGAAAACGGGGAGCGGTGGGGTGGCCTCTGCCTCTGAGAGCAATCGTGACCGGCGGGAGCGGTTACGTCAGCTGGCTCTGGAGACCATTGACATCAACAAAGATCCCTATTTTATGAAGAATCATTTAGGGTCATACGAATGCAAGCTTTGTCTAACACTTCATAACAATGAG GGCAGCTATTTAGCTCACACACAAGGAAAGAAGCATCAGACCAACTT aGCCCGGAGAGCAGCCAAAGAGGCAAAAGAAGCTCCTGCTCAGCCAGCTCCAGCAAAAGTAAAGGTTGAAGTCAAGAAGTTTGTCAAAATTGGTCGACCAGGATACAAAG TAACCAAACAGAGGGACCCAGAAACAGGACAGCAATCTTTACTTTTCCAG ATTGACTACCCAGAGATTGCTGAGGGAATTGGACCCAGGCATCGTTTCATGTCTGCTTATGAACAGCGCATTGAGCCTCCTGATCGGCGCTGGCAGTACTTGCTTTTGGCTGCAGAGCCATACGAGACTATTGCCTTCAAG GTCCCCAGTAGAGAAATTGATAAAGCAGAGAATCGTTTCTGGACCCACtggaacaaagaaacaaaacag ttttttctgcagtttcaCTTCAAAATGGAGAAAGCTCTCCCCCAGTCCAGTGGCCCAGCACCTCCTGCAGGTGTTAAGCGACCCCCTCCTCTTATGAGTGGAGTTGGTCCTCATCACTCAAATGAGACTATGCCCCCTCCTCCACCAGGAGGGATGCCTGttccccctctccctcctgGTGCACCAGGTGCCCCCCAGATGCCCCCTCAGATGCCTATGCCCCCCGTGCCAATGAGGCCACCCCCTCCAGAGGGTCTTACAATGTCTG ggaGTAAGGCTTAA
- the LOC137098699 gene encoding junctional sarcoplasmic reticulum protein 1 isoform X1: MRQWQGMDKSYETFEEELGPSGADPPPQNHVRQICRPEMYATRKIREEVASVPQLPGGETKTSPKQPNLPSAPSLHTHLPIQTQTQTETPWKNVTLNRCLFVAITILALTSGFQRLHATLRGHRNAEEEEVGLRVRQPGTLRHRLQQPEPETSLWDVMFWLPNFDDEDDEMEEENDRDREWSTKKARASRGLRNKPLPEKNLMKQTRGKLKDRRAKKVKDKKAKDKRERERNEELKETPNDEIEGDNEDEN; encoded by the exons ATGAGACAATG GCAAGGGATGGACAAAAGCTATGAGACATTCGAGGAGGAGTTAGGGCCATCAGGAGCAGATCCTCCTCCACAGAATCATGTTCGACAGATCTGCAGACCAG AAATGTATGCTACAAGGAAAATCAGAGag GAAGTGGCCTCAGTTCCCCAGCTGCCTGGAGGAGAAACCAAGACTTCACCCAAACAACCAAACCTTCCCAGTGCAC catctttacacacacacctgccaaTCCAAACCCAGACCCAGACTGAAACACCATGGAAGAATGTAACGCTTAACCGCTGTCTGTTTGTGGCTATTACCATCCTAGCACTCACCTCAGGCTTTCAAAGGCTTCATG CAACCTTGCGTGGCCATAGGAAtgcagaagaggaggaagtTGGACTAAGAGTGAGACAACCAGGCACATTAAGACACAGATTGCAACAACCAGAA CCTGAAACTTCTTTATGGGATGTCATGTTTTGGTTGCCAAATtttgatgatgaggatgatgaaatggaggaagaaaatgacagagacagagagtggtCAACAAAAAAAGCGCGTGCATCAAGAGGTTTGAGAAACAAACCACTGCCAGAAAAAAACCTCATGAAGCAAACACGTGGGAAATTAAAGGATAGGAGAGCCAAGAAGGTAAAAGATAAAAAGGCcaaagacaaaagagagagagagagaaatgaggaACTCAAAGAAACACCAAATGATGAGATTGAAGGAGATAATGAAGATGAGAATTAG
- the LOC137098626 gene encoding fizzy-related protein homolog, with product MDQNYECRLLRQINYQNENASPIKAVGVVKALTPTSSPLSSPSKHGDRFIPSRAGANWSVNFHRINEIEKSHNQNRKTKDGTTDSNKADGLAYSALLKNELLGAGIEKVQDPQSEDRRLQPSTPAKRSLFSYSVSTKRALPEEDGNVVSPYSLSPVSSNSQKLLRSPRKPTRKISKIPFKVLDAPELQDDFYLNLVDWSSLNVLSVGLGTCVYLWSACTSQVTRLCDLSVEGDSVTSVGWSERGNLVAVGTHKGYVQIWDAAAGKKLSVLEGHTARVGALAWNADQLSSGSRDRMILQRDIRAPPLQSERRLQGHRQEVCGLKWSTDHQLLASGGNDNKLLVWNHSSVLPVQQYTEHLAAVKAIAWSPHQHGLLASGGGTADRCIRFWNTLTGQPLQCTDTGSQVCNLAWSKHTNELVSTHGYSQNQILVWKYPSLTQVAKLTGHSYRVLYLAMSPDGEAIVTGAGDETLRFWNVFSKMRSTKESVSVLNLFTRIR from the exons ATGGATCAGAACTATGAATGCAGGTTGCTCAGGCAGATCAACtaccaaaatgaaaatgcaagcCCTATA AAAGCTGTAGGAGTGGTGAAAGCTCTAACACCCACCAGCTCCCCCCTGTCCTCCCCTAGTAAGCATGGTGATCGCTTCATTCCCTCCCGGGCTGGAGCCAACTGGAGTGTCAACTTCCACCGCATCAAC GAAATTGAAAAGTCACACaatcaaaacaggaaaacaaaagatgGCACAACAGACAGCAACAAAG CGGATGGTCTGGCTTATTCTGCTTTACTAAAGAACGAGTTGCTAGGAGCGGGCATCGAGAAAGTTCAGGACCCTCAGTCAGAAGACCGACGCCTGCAGCCCTCTACTCCGGCAAAGAGGAGCCTTTTTAGT TATTCTGTAAGCACTAAGAGAGCTCTGCCAGAAGAGGATGGAAACGTGGTCTCTCCGTATTCCCTATCACCTGTCAGTAGCAACAG CCAGAAACTATTGCGATCGCCAAGAAAACCCACACGCAAAATATCAAAAATTCCATTTAAAGTTCTGGATGCACCTGAGCTTCAGGACGACTTCTACCTCAACCTAGTGGACTGGTCTTCTCTGAATGTTCTCAGTGTTGGGCTGGGAACTTGTGTCTACCTGTGGAGTGCCTGCACCAGCCAG GTGACACGTCTTTGTGACCTTTCTGTTGAAGGAGATTCAGTAACCTCAGTTGGCTGGTCAGAGAGG GGTAACCTGGTAGCAGTGGGCACTCATAAAGGCTATGTACAGATCTGGGATGCAGCAGCAGGGAAGAAACTTTCTGTATTAGAAGGACACACAGCCAGAGTGG GTGCATTGGCATGGAATGCAGACCAGCTGTCTTCTGGGAGTCGTGATCGCATGATTCTGCAGCGGGACATTAGAGCCCCGCCTCTCCAGTCGGAACGCCGTCTCCAAGGACACAGGCAAGAAGTCTGCGGGCTGAAGTGGAGCACAGACCACCAGCTGCTAGCTTCAGGTGGAAATGATAACAAG TTGCTTGTGTGGAATCACTCCAGCGTCCTTCCAGTGCAGCAGTATACAGAGCACTTGGCTGCGGTAAAGGCGATTGCCTGGTCCCCCCACCAACATGGCCTGTTGGCATCAGGAGGCGGCACCGCTGATCGCTGCATCCGTTTCTGGAACACTCTGACCGGCCAACCTCTGCAGTGCACTGACACAGGCTCTCAGGTCTGCAACCTGGCCTGGTCCAAGCACACTAATGAACTG GTCAGCACACACGGTTATTCCCAGAACCAGATCCTGGTGTGGAAGTATCCCTCTCTAACTCAAGTGGCCAAACTTACAGGACATTCCTACAGAGTACTCTACCTG GCTATGTCCCCTGATGGAGAGGCTATT
- the LOC137098699 gene encoding uncharacterized protein isoform X3, translating to MRQWQGMDKSYETFEEELGPSGADPPPQNHVRQICRPEMYATRKIREEVASVPQLPGGETKTSPKQPNLPSAPTLRGHRNAEEEEVGLRVRQPGTLRHRLQQPEPETSLWDVMFWLPNFDDEDDEMEEENDRDREWSTKKARASRGLRNKPLPEKNLMKQTRGKLKDRRAKKVKDKKAKDKRERERNEELKETPNDEIEGDNEDEN from the exons ATGAGACAATG GCAAGGGATGGACAAAAGCTATGAGACATTCGAGGAGGAGTTAGGGCCATCAGGAGCAGATCCTCCTCCACAGAATCATGTTCGACAGATCTGCAGACCAG AAATGTATGCTACAAGGAAAATCAGAGag GAAGTGGCCTCAGTTCCCCAGCTGCCTGGAGGAGAAACCAAGACTTCACCCAAACAACCAAACCTTCCCAGTGCAC CAACCTTGCGTGGCCATAGGAAtgcagaagaggaggaagtTGGACTAAGAGTGAGACAACCAGGCACATTAAGACACAGATTGCAACAACCAGAA CCTGAAACTTCTTTATGGGATGTCATGTTTTGGTTGCCAAATtttgatgatgaggatgatgaaatggaggaagaaaatgacagagacagagagtggtCAACAAAAAAAGCGCGTGCATCAAGAGGTTTGAGAAACAAACCACTGCCAGAAAAAAACCTCATGAAGCAAACACGTGGGAAATTAAAGGATAGGAGAGCCAAGAAGGTAAAAGATAAAAAGGCcaaagacaaaagagagagagagagaaatgaggaACTCAAAGAAACACCAAATGATGAGATTGAAGGAGATAATGAAGATGAGAATTAG
- the plekhj1 gene encoding pleckstrin homology domain-containing family J member 1 codes for MRFNEKELVFLSRQPSEMAAEMWMRGPKKGDVVKKRLVKLIVNFLFYFRTDEEEPIGALLLEQCRVDREDCQSFSIVFLDEAERKYFFECDSEEQCREWIDSIMKASYEFMRKNLIFYRTEIHRLTGKDPLEQYGISEETRFQVSNGLQLMPRDTSSL; via the exons ATGCGTTTCAACGAGAAGGAGCTGGTTTTTCTTAGCCGCCAGCCCTCAGAGATGGCAGCTGAAATGTGGATGCGAGGACCAAAAAAAGGAGATG ttgtaaAGAAGAGGCTGGTGAAACTCATTGTTAACTTCCTATTTTATTTCCGGACTGATGAGGAGGAG CCAATTGGAGCTTTGTTGTTGGAGCAGTGCCGAGTGGATAGAGAGGACTGTCAAAGCTTCTCCATTG TATTTCTGGATGAAGCAGagagaaagtatttttttgagTGTGATTCTGAGGAGCAGTGTCGGGAATGGATAGACTCCATTATGAAGGCCAG tTACGAGTTCATGAGAAAGAACCTGATATTCTATCGAACTGAAATCCACAGGCTCACTGGAAAG gacCCCTTGGAGCAGTATGGTATATCTGAGGAAACTCGCTTCCAGGTCAGCAACGGACTGCAACTTATGCCTAGAGATACATCCTCCCTGTAG